Sequence from the Maribellus comscasis genome:
AAAAATTAACTTGTCAGCGCGGGCGTTTGCAGGTGCTATCCATTCCGAGGTGACCATGTTAATAACTTCAGGTTTTATCTGAATGCCTTTGGGTAATTTGCCAAACCGTTCTGCACCTCTTTCGCAACTTGCTCTGAATTTTAGAACCGACTGAACATCCCATCCCATTGTTTCCTTTTGTAACCTGCCCTTAAAAAAGTGACGGTTTCGCATTAGTCCAATAAATACTTTACTTTTTAAACTTGCCATAGCTTTTATTTTTTTGCAGCAAATTTCTTCTTTCTTCAAGGCAGTTTACTTCACCTATGTTAACTTTTTCTGCTTTGATGTAAATTATTTCGAATGCGACTTAAGGACTGGGGGGCAATTCCCAAAAAAGAAGCCAGATGCTTTAACGGAATTTTTTGCAGCAGTTCAGCGGGATAGGTCTCTTGTAAAATTTCATATCTTTTTTCGGCGGTTAGAACTTTTGAATCGAGCATCAGTTTTTCGGTAAATTCCTGTATCTCATTTAAAAGTTTGCGCATAAAAATGTTCCACGAATTTATTTTTTCCAGTTGTTTGTATTGTTGGTAACTGATTTCCCAAACCACAGTTTCTTCAAGTGCCTGAATACTTTCGTTGGCAGGACTTTGGTTGCGGAAGCTGATTTTTGATGTAAAACAATAAGGCGCCAAGGCAAAGGTTTTAGTAATATCTTCTCCGTCGATGTTGCAAAAAAAGCGAATCAGTCCCCGTTCAAAGAAATAGAAATGATGACACACTTTTCCTTCCTGAAGTATAATTTCGTCTTTACTGAAAATTTTTTTTTGAAATTCTCTTTTGATATCGTTCCAGTCGTTTTCTGAAAGGGTGATGTATCGGTTTATGAAGTCTTTTAAAAGGTCTGGCATACTGTTTCTTAAATTGAAAAAGCCAATTTTCAGCCTTTAAAGTTATATTTTTTCTGTGATTATAAAAGGAGTGAACTCAAAGCCGATAATCGATTCTGTGGTTCAGAAGTAAACCAGGTTTCACCCGGAAAGTCTGACCCGAAACAAACCAACTTTTGTGTCATCGAATGTTGGCAAGGTTTAACTCCAAAAGAATATAATTCCTGAACGGGGATATATCGTGTCCCGCGAATAAATGCTGTATTTTTTTAATCTTTTATCTAAATTTATTTTGAACGTATCGTCTTTTTGAGCAAAATAAGTTATGTAGTCTACATTTTTAATGCCCTTAGGATATCGGAATGTAAATTTCGGATTTGTTGTTGGTTCAGCAATTACGAAATAAAAGCGGTTATTTTCTTTCATTAACGGGATGCCAAACGAAACTTTTGCTTTATAAAATCTCGATTTTTCTTTCTGCAAAATATATTTTCGTACGATTGAATCAGAAACGCTGACTTCGATGCCCTGAATCAGGACCCCTTTGTTTTCGGTGTTAATTAAATTCACACTAAACTCGGAGATATTGTCTGATTCGTTGTCTTCTTTGTCGTAAAAATTTATTTTTAAACTTAAAGTATCCTTGACAAATGCGTACAAATCCTGCTGCGACAAGCTGTTAAAAAAAGCCGGAGAGTTGTCTAAAAACAGAATTTCCCGCATAAAAACATTCTCATCATTAAGCCAATAATCTAAACTCTGCTCGTCGAAAGCAAAAATGACTTTTAATTTGGGGCTGGAAAGTTTGTTTGAAAAGTGTTTTGTTGATATTAAATTTTGATTCTGAATAAAATAACCGGAACTCGAAATTTTATAGTTGTTAATATTAATGTCGTTATCAAGTTCCACTATTTCAACGTCATACTGGTATTCATCCCGGTATATCAGGTTCCCGTCCAAATATTTTTTTATTACACTGTTAAATAACTGCTCTCCATATTTTTCACCGATAATTGATTTTATATTTTTTAATATAAACTGTTTTCGCTGACTGTAGGAAAACATTTCCAGCATCAGAGAATCCCCCTGAATGGTTTCAACCAATCTTTTTTTCTCTAAATCGTTATTTGTATTTCTTAAATAGAATTCGAAAAAAATGCCGATAACAAAAATGGTAAACAATGAAGAAAACAATGTAAGATAAATGTTTTCTACAATTTCACTGAATGTAGCATTATCATCGTAAAAAAACTCCCGGTATCCCCAGGCCATAAGAA
This genomic interval carries:
- a CDS encoding Crp/Fnr family transcriptional regulator, with the translated sequence MPDLLKDFINRYITLSENDWNDIKREFQKKIFSKDEIILQEGKVCHHFYFFERGLIRFFCNIDGEDITKTFALAPYCFTSKISFRNQSPANESIQALEETVVWEISYQQYKQLEKINSWNIFMRKLLNEIQEFTEKLMLDSKVLTAEKRYEILQETYPAELLQKIPLKHLASFLGIAPQSLSRIRNNLHQSRKS